The genomic region CCACCAGAGGATCAGTGCATGGTCAGCAACCACACCGACACCGCCCCCCGGCCCGCTCTGCTGTCGGGCCCCGGCGGCCGACCGATCCGCGCGCTCGTGGTGGACGACGAGCGCACCCTGGCCGAGTTGGTCGGGATGGCGCTGCGCTACGAGGGCTGGGAGATCCGGTCCGCGCACGACGGCGTCGGTGCGGTCGCCCAGGCGCGTGACTTCCAGCCGGACGTGATCGTGCTCGACGTGATGCTCCCCGATCTCGACGGGTTCGAGGTGCTGCGCAGGATCCGCGCCGAGCAGATCACCGTTCCGGTGCTGTTCCTGACCGCGAAGGATGCCGTGGAAGACCGGATCGCCGGGCTGACCGCCGGCGGCGACGACTACGTCACCAAGCCGTTCTCGGTGGAGGAACTCGTCCTGAGGTTGCGGGCGCTGCTGCGGCGGGCCCGGGTCGCGACCGAGGCCGAGTCGCCCACCCTGCAGATCGGCGACCTGACGCTCGACGAGGATTCCCGGGAAGTGCATCGCGGCGCGGAGCTGATCTCGTTGACCGCCACCGAGTTCGAGCTGCTGCGGTACCTGATGCGCAACGCCAAACGGGTGGTGAGCAAGGCCCAGATCCTCGATCGGGTGTGGAATTACGATTTCGGCGGCCAGGCGAACATCGTGGAGCTGTACATCTCCTACCTGCGCAAGAAGATCGACTCCGGCCGGGAACCGATGATCCACACCATGCGCGGCTTCGGCTATGTCCTCAAACCCGCCTGATCCGGCGGTGGACCAGGATGATTCCGCCAACCTGACCAGGTCGGGTCATCGCCCGGCGCATCGCGCGATCACGTTGCGCACCAAGCTGATCGCCGGGGTCAGCGCGGCTATTCTCGCCGTTTCGGTGTTGATCGGAGTGGTCACCCAGATCCTCATCTCCGACTACCTGACCGCCCAGCTCGACCAGCGCATCCAGTCGAACGTGCGGTTCTTCGGCGGCCAGAACGACCAGGACGACGCCGGCGGATCCGGTGCGGTCGGGAACAGCACGCCGGGCTCACCCCCCGGCGTCACCGACGCGTGTTCCAGCTCGACCACCGAGACCACCAGCGGGCGACGGGCCCCCGCGCCGCAACCCGCCGTGTTCGCGGTGTTCGACAGCACCGGCACTTTCGTCTCCGGAACGGTGCGGGACACCGCACTGGGCTGCACCGATCTCACGGCCGACACCGCCGTGACGCTGGCGCACGTCCCCACCGGCCGCACCGTCACCGAGGTGACCATCCCCGACGCCGGCCAGTACCGGGTGATCGCCGATCAGTCCCCCGACGGACAGATCCTCGTCTCCGGCCTGTCCACCGCCGAGGTCGAGGCGACCCAGTTCCGCCTGCTGGTGGTGATGAGCGCGGTCGCCGCCGGCGCCGTGCTTCTCGGGGCCGGAATCGTCTGGCTCGGAGTGCGCCGCTCGCTGCGTCCGCTCGAGCAGGTGGCCGCGACCGCCCGCGCCGTCAGCGAACTGCCGCTCGACCGCGGCGAGGTCGACATCACCGTCCGGGTCCCCCGCAAGCTCACCGACGACCGCACCGAGGTCGGCGCGGTGGGCGCCGCGCTCGATCAGTTGCTCGTCCACGTCGAGAGCGCCCTGGGTGCCCGCCACGAGTCCGAGAGCAGGGTGCGCCGATTCGTCGCCGACGCCTCCCACGAGCTGCGGACCCCGCTGGCCGCGATCCGGGGCTATGCGGAACTGGCCGGGCGCAACCCGGAGGACGCCCCCGCCGTGACGCATGCCCTCGGCAGGGTCCGCTCGGAATCGGAGCGGATGACAACGCTGGTGGACGACCTGCTGTTGTTGGCGCGCTTGGACTCCGGCCGACCGCTCGATCGCGATCCGGTGGACCTCACGCTGTTGACGATCGACACCACGTCGGATGCCAGGGTGTCGGGATCCGAGCACCACTGGCAGCTCGAACTCCCCGAGGAGCCGGTGACCGTCGTGGGTGACGACCACCGCCTCCGCCAGGTGCTGACCAATCTGCTCGCCAACGCCCGCACCCACACCCCGGCCGGGACGACGGTGGTGACAGCGGTCCGCGAGGAGCGGGGAATGGCCGTCGTCACCGTCACCGACAACGGTGACGGCATCCCCGCGATGCTGCAGTCTGAGATCTTCGGTCGCTTCGTCCGCGGCGAACAGTCGCGTTCCCGCGCAGCAGGTTCCACCGGCCTGGGCCTGGCCATCGTCGCTGCTGTGGTGGCCGCCCACCACGGCACCGTCGGCGTCAAGAGCGAGCCCGGCCGCACCGTGTTCACCGTGCGGCTCCCCCTCGTCTGACCGGTTCGCCCCGCGGTCCGCCCCCCGTCGGCCTCGTCGCTGGCCAAAGGTGTTGTCGCTGGCGAGAAGTGTTGCTGCTGGCGAGAAGTGCGTCCTTCTCGCCAGCAACAGCGCTCGTCACCAGCGGCAACGGATGTCGCGGCTAGAAATCAGGTGGACGGACACCCGGCGGCGTGGCACGCTCCGCGCCGTGGACTACACCGACCAACAAGCGGCCGACCTGTACGAGATCCTCAACCCCTGGGACGCAAGCGACCAGTTCTACCTGGACCGGGTCGTCGGCGCCGACGACGTGCTGGACATCGGGTGCGGTACCGGAGCCGTTCTTCACGCGGCAGTCGAGCAGGGCCACCGCGGCCGGTTGGTCGGCCTGGACCCCGACCCGTTCGCCCTGGCCGTTGCGCGGCGGGACGATCGCGTCGAGTGGCGCGATGGTACCGCGGCCACGATGACGTCCGATGCGGAGTTCGACCTGATCACCATGGGCGGCAACGCCTTCCAGTGCCTGATGACCGACGGGGAGATCACTGCGTCGGTCCGGTCCATGCGACGTGCGCTGCGCACCGGAGGCAGGGTAGTCTTCGACAGCCGCAATCCCGAGGCGCGCCGCTGGGAGAGCTGGACTCCGGCGCACGCGACGGAGGTCACCGATCCGGCCGGGCTGCTCGTGCGGGTCGTCCACGACCTGACGGAGGTGATCGACGAGCCCGGACGGACCACCGTCAGCTTCAGCGAGAGCATCACCACCCCCGACGGGGAGCTGCTCCGCCGCGATCACGCCACGGTGCGTTTCCTCAGCGCCGCCCAGATCACCGCAGCCTTGACCGGGGCCGGGTTCACGGTCGACGAGCAGCTCGGTGACTGGACCGGAGCGGCGGTGTCGCCCGCAGCCCCGTCGATCATCACCACCGCCACCGCGATCTGAGACCGGTCGGGCCCGCCCGCCGAGCACTGTCGCTGGTGAGAAGTGTTGCTGCTGGCGAGAAGTGCGTCCTCAACGCCAGCACCAGCGCTTGTCACCAGCGACACTGGCCTCGGTGTGTGAACTGGCTCACGCACACATCAACGGTGACACACTGCTGTCGCAACATGCTGCCAGGGTCACATCCATGACGAACAGCCTGGACACCCTGACCACCCGCGAGATCGCCCTTGCCACCAGTGGGCTGTCGACCCTCGACAACACCATCGAGCAGGACGCGACCCTGCAGACGTACCTGGAGCCCTACCCGGCGCGGGACGATGCGGCGGCCTGGGCAGCACGACGGTCCGCCGGACCGTTGTCCGACCCGACCGACGCCGCTCCGCTCGGAGTGTCTCTGACCGACACGACGGTGGACGGCGTTCCCTGCCGGGTGATCGAACCACCGTCGGCGCACGGCAGCTACCTGCACCTGCACGGTGGCGGCTGGTCGTTGGGTTCGCACCGGTTCTCCGACGAACGGCTCGCCGAACTGGCCCGCGACACCGGCCTCCGGGTGATCACCGTCGGCTATCCGCTCGCCCCCGAGCACCTGCTCCCGGAGATCGTCGATGCCTGCCGCACGGTCGCGCGGGCACTCACCGGCGACGCCGGCTTCTGGGCCATCGGCGGCGAGTCGGCCGGCGCCCACCTGGCTGTCACCACCTTGCTGGGGCTCAGAGATGCTGGGCTGCAGCCGTTCTCGGCCGCAGTCCTCACGTACGGCGTGTACGACTTCACCGGCACCCCTGGGCGGCGGGCCCGCAGGCGCGTCGAGGTGGACCGGCTCGCCGACATCGTGCTTCCGGGTGTCGACTCGGAGGCGCTGCGGAATCCCGAGATCTCCCCGATGTTCGCCGACCTCACCGGCATGCCGGCTGCTCGCTTCCTCTGCGGCACCAGGGATGCGCTGCTCGAGGACACACTGCTGCTGGAGGCCCGCTGGCGGGTCGTCGCGCCCACCGAGCTCGATCTGGTGGCCGCTGCCGACCATGCATTCACCCTGATGCCCGGGCCGACCACCGAGAACGCCCGACGCGCCGAGGCCGGCTTCCTGCGGCGGGCGCTCACTGGTTCGATGGCGGGGTGAACCGTCTCACCAGGTTGTACGCGATCGCCGAGACGTTGCGCGCCGCGGCGCCCCGGCTGGTGACGGTGGCCCAGCTCGCCGCCGAGCACACAGTGTCCGGGCGCACGGTGCAGCGTGATCTGCAAGCATTGCTGGAGTCCGGCGTCCCGGTGCGCTGGCAGGACGGCCGGGGTGGCGGATGGACGGTGGAGGCGAGCATGACGCTCCCGCCGGTCAACCTCACCGAGGACGAAGCGGCCGCGCTGCTGCTCGCCGTGCGCGCGGCATCGGGGGCGACACCGTTGTGGCCCGCGGCGCAGTCGGCGTGGGGAAAGATCACCGCCGCCCTGGACGCGGCCGGGTCGTCCGCCGTCCGGCAATGGGAGAGCAAGGTCGCCGTCCGCGAGGTGGATCCGGACCGGGCAGCGATCGCTTCGACCGTCGAACGAGCCGTCACCGCGTCGCAGCTGCTGCACCTGCACTACGCCGACAGCTCCGGCGCGGTCTCCGAGCGGGACGTGGAACCCGTCGGGTTGCTGACCGCCCGGGGCGACTGGTACCTGATCGCCTGGTGCCGGCTGCGCCGGGCGGATCGGGGCTTCCGTCTGGATCGGATCCGCGCAGCGCAATTGCTGCCCGACGTCGTGCAGCGGCGTGACCTGAAGGCATCGCTGATCGCCTCCGGGGTGCCGCTGGACTGACCACCGACTGACGGCGGCTGGACGGGACCGCCGGGAACCACAGACAGTGCACAGCGACGACCACAGGCAGCCACAGTCGCGCGCCCGATGGTTACGTCATGACCACCACCGACCACGCCACGGCCCACCTGGCCCGCACCGATCGGATCGCGCTCGACAGCGCGATCCGCAGCGGCGCACCTGCGGCAACGACCCTGCCGCAGCAGGGCTCGGCGACCTCCCTGCCCCTGACCACCGTCCTGGACATCCGGTGCGGCCGTAACCGGCGGGTTCAGCGGTCGCGGCGCGGTGAGCGGCTCCACCAACACGGAGTTGGTCGACCGTCTCGACGGGACGACCAGCCGGTGGTCGGCGGCCGTCATCGGTGACCAGAACTCCAGCGGCTACATCCTGTCCACCGACACCGCCGTCATGGCGATCGGCGGCTGGAGCGGCGCGGATCCCTCGATCACCCTGGCGCAGTTCCAGCGTGAAGTGGAAGACGGTGACATCAGCTACTTCATCGCCGGCGGCGGCATGGGTGGCGGCGGCAACGGTTCGGGGGTCAGTTCGCAGATCACCACCTGGGTGGAGGCGAACTTCACCTCCTCCACCGTCGGCGGCACCACGGTGTACGACCTGAGCAGCGCAACCTCGACGTCCTGACCCCCACGGATGGGCGCGCCCCGCGCTCCCACCCGCGGACACTCCACCCCCGGACCGGTGCGGACCCCCATCCCGCACCAGCTCCGGGGGTGCCGTGCGTCCGGATCGCCGCCGAATACTCAATGGTCGGGCGGCAAAGGAGTCAAGACCGATGCTGCACCATGGGATCTCGACGCACACGTCCCTCGCTCGATCGATCTGCCGATCCATTGCACGAAATCGACGCCCCGTTCTCTGAAATACCCTGCGGGAGAGCAATTCCGAGATCGGGACGTCGATTCTGTGCGAGCCGGTGACCTACTTCCAGGCCTCCGCGCTGTTGGCGGGGGCACCGACCCGGTCCGCGTTGGACTGGATCGCGTCGTGCACCCACTGCGAGAGACCGGGCGTCAGGTCGTCGTAGGTCTTCGCGAACCGTTCGTCGGTGACGAACAGTTCCGCGAGGCCCCGCTGCTGGGCGTGCGAGCAGGGGTAGAACTGCTCGACGCCCCGGCGGTGCTCCTCGGCGAGTACGGCGGCCTCGTCGCTGTCGGTGGCGACGCCGCGGACCTTCGCGTCGGCGAACTTCGCCATCAGCGCGTCGCCGTCGGCCTTGACCCGCTTCCAGTCGTCCTTGGACAGCTTCTTGGTGCGCTGTTGCGATGCCTGCCAGGCCGGCGTCTCACCCCAGCGCTCCTCCGCCTCGGTCTCCCACGACGGGTCGTACCCGTCACCGAAGATCTCCAGCTTCTCCTGCGGTGTCAGTTCGTTGCCCATGGTCGTTGCCTCCAACTCCTTGTCGATCGCCGCGAGCAGATCACCGAGCCGCTCCAACCGCTGCTGTACCAGCGCGCGATGCCGGCGCAGGTGTTCGGCGGTGTCCAGAGCGGCATCGTCGAGCAGGCTCGCGATGTCAGGGAGGGTGAACCCGAGTTCGCGGTAGTAGAGGATGCGGGTCAACCGGTCGAGATCGGCAGAGCTGTACTGCCGATACCCGGAACGGCTGCGATCCGGTGCGAGCAGACCGATCTGCTCGTAGTGGTGCAGCGTGCGCACCGTCACCCCTGACATCTGGGCCACCTGCCCCACCGAGTACTCGGCGGATGCTGTGCGGGTCCCGGACATCCGAGGCTCCTCTCCTCACGCGGCTCGGCAACAGCCTCCCCGGGGCCGGATCTTCCGGCGCCGAGGACGACTCTGCTTCCTGACGCTACGTCAGGGTCAAGCAGATCAACTCAGAAAGTTGTTCGACTGCGCGGGATCCTGTCGACCTCTAGCGTCAGTGGCATGCGAGGTCGAGCGGGTTCGTGGCGCGCACCATCGGTCGGTCTGACGGCAGCCGTCGTCTGCGCCGTTGCCGCCGTCATCGCCTGGACCGACGCGCACGTCACCTACGCGCTGCCGAACGGCGTCGGCCATGACGTCCTCGGCGGCGGCATCGCAGCAGCCGCGGTGTGCGCGATCAGCGCACTGTGTTCGCTCGGCGCGGCTCTGTTCGCGCTCCGCTCGCCGCGGTCGGCGCGGACGTGCCTGATCGTCGCGCTGGTGGCGCTGGTGATCTCGCTCGGCGCGCTCGCGTTGTTCGAGGTCGGGCCGTCGAAGACCTACTGATCCGCGGGGGTGTGCTGACGTCGCCGACCTTGAGCCCACCTACATGTTGCCCTGCGATTGCCGTTCGCTATTGCGAAATCGCTGCGGCGCAGCCGCATCACGGTCCCCATTGCGGATGCGTGCCGCAGACGCAGGCGCACCACACCGGTGCGCCGTTCGGCCACGGACGAGCTGCAACCCGCGGCCACGCCCTGAACACTCGTCTCAAGTGAGCACCCCCCGATGAGACAAGCCCCGGACCAGTCATCTGCGACTCCACGCCCGGCTGAGCCAACGCCCAGCCGCGAGCCGGCGTAGACGCGGCGATGGAACGTGAGATGAGATGGTGTCCGGGGGCCGGACTGTCGATCACAGCTCATCGCACGCGCGGCAGTAGCCCGCTCCCGCGGGACAGGACCAGCACAAGCGGAGGACTTCATGAAAGCCGACCACTACGACGCCTTCGCGGCGAGCTACGAGGCTGAGAACGCTTCCAGCCTGCTCAACGCGTACTACGAACGACCGGCGATGATTCGTCTTGCCGGCGATGTGAGCGGCCGACAGATTCTCGACGCCGGTTGCGGATCAGGGTTCTTGACAGCTGAGCTGCGTGGCAAAGGTGCCGTCATGACCGGTCTGGACGGCAGCCCAGCGATGGTCGAGCTCGCGCGCAGCCGACTCGGCGACGATGTGCCCCTCCACGTAGCAGACCTCGCCCAGCCGCTGCCGTTCGCGACCGACACATTCGATGACGTCACGGCCTCGCTCGTACTGCACTACCTCCAGAACTGGGAGGCGCCCTTGACCGAGTTCAAGCGCGTACTGAAGCCCGGCGGCCGACTCATCCTTTCGGTCAACCACCCCACCGTCCACCTCTTCAACTACCCAGACGAAGACTACTTCGCCACCCGGCAGTACTCCGAGGACTACGACTTCAACGGTGAACCAGCGGTATTGACGTTCTGGCACAGACCCTTGCACGCAATGACCAGCGCCTTCACTGATGCGGGCTTCAACATCTCCGTTTTGGACGAACCGGAACCCTCCCCGCACACGCCCCACCACCTCCTTACCCCACGCATTGCTGCCGGAGAACGGACAGCTTTCCTGTGCTTTATCTTCTTCGTGCTCACAGCATCATGAGCTCGCAGCTCAGATCTGCTGGGAGTGCACGCGACCACGGACATTGACACGGCGTTCCACTGTCCGCATCTGCCTGCCCGTAGAGGCGAATGTACTGGTCAGCGTGCACGCACACGCCGTCGGACAGCGACAACTCCACCGGATCATGCGGGTGTGTCATTTCACGATCCACTGTTGAGACGCTCCAGTAAAAGCGACTGTCACGAGCTGCTCGACGGGCCGCAGCGATACGGCGATCTGCGGCGCGAGCTCGGAGTGCCGACAAACATGCTGGCAACCCGGCTACGCGAACTAGAAGCGGCCGGCGTGCTGTCTCGTCTGCCCCTGCGGCACAACACCCGGGCCTACGCGCTGACCGATCGCGGGTTCGCTCTGCGTGAGGCAATCGTCGCGCTCGGACGGTGGGGCAACAAGTACGAGTAGGTCCGCCGTGCTCGCGCAGCGAGCGAAGCCCGAACTGACCGGCGTCTCAATAGCCCGTCGGCTCTCGAGACGTAGATGGATACCGGATGGCCAGGGATAGGCAACTTTCCAGTTCCTGGGCTCCGGGGGCATGGGCTGGTGAACGTCACACCGTCGATGGACGCGGAAGCAGCGGGTAGCAGTCAGCCCGTCGCTTCGGGCTGCCGCGCGCCGTCGGCCGCGATGAGGTCCACACGATGCACGTCGAGGTGTCGGGGGTAGACCAGGACTGCGATACGAACTCCGAGGGTTGAGATGTCGCCGTGGAGCGTCAGGTCCTCGCGGGGGGCGCCAGCTCGAAGATCGCTGCCGGGTCGGGCGCCAGCAGGCCACTCAGGTACGCAACCCGGCAGATGTTCGCCACAGCAATGGTTCTCGTATGGATCCCGGCAAAACACTGCGCCTACGGGCTGGGTGGACATCACCGGATCGCTCCTGGCGACATCGTGCCGATCGACGCCACCGGCGATTCACCCTGCTACGTGGCCAAGGGCAACTGGATCGCCAACTCGAACGGCGTGAGTGTCGACACCGACTGGGGCGGCATGAAGAGCCTGTTCGGCGGCGAGGGCGGCTTCGGGATGCGGGCCGCCGGCGACGGGCAGGTGGTGGTGAGCGTGTACGGATCGATCTGGAGGCCGGCGAGCAGGTGACGATCAACACCGGCCATGTGGTCGCCTACGACCTGAGCATCAGCTTCCGCATGCGCAAGGCCGCAACCGGCGTCCTGAACTCCATGAAG from Nakamurella sp. A5-74 harbors:
- a CDS encoding response regulator transcription factor — its product is MVSNHTDTAPRPALLSGPGGRPIRALVVDDERTLAELVGMALRYEGWEIRSAHDGVGAVAQARDFQPDVIVLDVMLPDLDGFEVLRRIRAEQITVPVLFLTAKDAVEDRIAGLTAGGDDYVTKPFSVEELVLRLRALLRRARVATEAESPTLQIGDLTLDEDSREVHRGAELISLTATEFELLRYLMRNAKRVVSKAQILDRVWNYDFGGQANIVELYISYLRKKIDSGREPMIHTMRGFGYVLKPA
- a CDS encoding HAMP domain-containing sensor histidine kinase; its protein translation is MSSNPPDPAVDQDDSANLTRSGHRPAHRAITLRTKLIAGVSAAILAVSVLIGVVTQILISDYLTAQLDQRIQSNVRFFGGQNDQDDAGGSGAVGNSTPGSPPGVTDACSSSTTETTSGRRAPAPQPAVFAVFDSTGTFVSGTVRDTALGCTDLTADTAVTLAHVPTGRTVTEVTIPDAGQYRVIADQSPDGQILVSGLSTAEVEATQFRLLVVMSAVAAGAVLLGAGIVWLGVRRSLRPLEQVAATARAVSELPLDRGEVDITVRVPRKLTDDRTEVGAVGAALDQLLVHVESALGARHESESRVRRFVADASHELRTPLAAIRGYAELAGRNPEDAPAVTHALGRVRSESERMTTLVDDLLLLARLDSGRPLDRDPVDLTLLTIDTTSDARVSGSEHHWQLELPEEPVTVVGDDHRLRQVLTNLLANARTHTPAGTTVVTAVREERGMAVVTVTDNGDGIPAMLQSEIFGRFVRGEQSRSRAAGSTGLGLAIVAAVVAAHHGTVGVKSEPGRTVFTVRLPLV
- a CDS encoding class I SAM-dependent methyltransferase → MDYTDQQAADLYEILNPWDASDQFYLDRVVGADDVLDIGCGTGAVLHAAVEQGHRGRLVGLDPDPFALAVARRDDRVEWRDGTAATMTSDAEFDLITMGGNAFQCLMTDGEITASVRSMRRALRTGGRVVFDSRNPEARRWESWTPAHATEVTDPAGLLVRVVHDLTEVIDEPGRTTVSFSESITTPDGELLRRDHATVRFLSAAQITAALTGAGFTVDEQLGDWTGAAVSPAAPSIITTATAI
- a CDS encoding alpha/beta hydrolase codes for the protein MTNSLDTLTTREIALATSGLSTLDNTIEQDATLQTYLEPYPARDDAAAWAARRSAGPLSDPTDAAPLGVSLTDTTVDGVPCRVIEPPSAHGSYLHLHGGGWSLGSHRFSDERLAELARDTGLRVITVGYPLAPEHLLPEIVDACRTVARALTGDAGFWAIGGESAGAHLAVTTLLGLRDAGLQPFSAAVLTYGVYDFTGTPGRRARRRVEVDRLADIVLPGVDSEALRNPEISPMFADLTGMPAARFLCGTRDALLEDTLLLEARWRVVAPTELDLVAAADHAFTLMPGPTTENARRAEAGFLRRALTGSMAG
- a CDS encoding WYL domain-containing protein, which gives rise to MNRLTRLYAIAETLRAAAPRLVTVAQLAAEHTVSGRTVQRDLQALLESGVPVRWQDGRGGGWTVEASMTLPPVNLTEDEAAALLLAVRAASGATPLWPAAQSAWGKITAALDAAGSSAVRQWESKVAVREVDPDRAAIASTVERAVTASQLLHLHYADSSGAVSERDVEPVGLLTARGDWYLIAWCRLRRADRGFRLDRIRAAQLLPDVVQRRDLKASLIASGVPLD
- a CDS encoding MerR family transcriptional regulator, coding for MSGTRTASAEYSVGQVAQMSGVTVRTLHHYEQIGLLAPDRSRSGYRQYSSADLDRLTRILYYRELGFTLPDIASLLDDAALDTAEHLRRHRALVQQRLERLGDLLAAIDKELEATTMGNELTPQEKLEIFGDGYDPSWETEAEERWGETPAWQASQQRTKKLSKDDWKRVKADGDALMAKFADAKVRGVATDSDEAAVLAEEHRRGVEQFYPCSHAQQRGLAELFVTDERFAKTYDDLTPGLSQWVHDAIQSNADRVGAPANSAEAWK
- a CDS encoding class I SAM-dependent methyltransferase; this translates as MKADHYDAFAASYEAENASSLLNAYYERPAMIRLAGDVSGRQILDAGCGSGFLTAELRGKGAVMTGLDGSPAMVELARSRLGDDVPLHVADLAQPLPFATDTFDDVTASLVLHYLQNWEAPLTEFKRVLKPGGRLILSVNHPTVHLFNYPDEDYFATRQYSEDYDFNGEPAVLTFWHRPLHAMTSAFTDAGFNISVLDEPEPSPHTPHHLLTPRIAAGERTAFLCFIFFVLTAS
- a CDS encoding winged helix-turn-helix transcriptional regulator, with translation MRRSSKSDCHELLDGPQRYGDLRRELGVPTNMLATRLRELEAAGVLSRLPLRHNTRAYALTDRGFALREAIVALGRWGNKYE